cagcactgtttgctttcctacattcttcaaaatatcttcttttgtgttcaacagaacaaaatgataaagtaatttttcctgctctggtagtcaatgggatccaagaactgtttggtttcaagcattccaaatatctttctctgtgttcatcaaaacaaagacatttatacacatttggaacaactggaaggtgaataaatgatgaaatgagcCTTTTAGAACCCTTACATTTAGAATCTGCATCACAAAGCGAAACTCCATTTTCACATTTAGGAACTACTATGTTTCAGACTTGTGCCGTGTGCTGATCTCACAACTGGAACGGCAGCGGTCAGACGGCAAACATGGAGCAGTACACTACCGCCACAACAACCAGTGGAGAGCAGATAGTGGTGCAGACCAGTAATGGACATATCCAACAACAGGTAGCGTGTGATGCTATGACCTTTACAAACACTATCTGACGCAGCTCGTGCCATGCTGGTTTGAAATAgctttaactcaactcaactcaactttatttatatagcgcttttacaattttcattgttacaaagcagctgcacatgagacacattgactacaagcaaaacaatcaaagttgtacctgcaaaaacaagaaaaggttgaaagcacagaagacagacacacccacacacaaaacactccacacacacaacacgcacacgcaacaacacacacagacacacacacacacacacacacacacagtacacagacaagtacgcacacacacacacacgctcagtgagagcacacatttaggataaaggagagagaagcacaggtcaaatataacagataataaattcctatttgcaatattaattaagtaaaactttaagattctttACAGCATGAAGGACACGAGCATTATGAATATAGCTCAGCAGTACGCTCAGTAGTGTGTAGTATGGTAACAGTCCGTTATCTCCGGCCCAGGGCACAGTGACTGAGGTGCAGTTGCAGACTGAGCCTCAGGTAGGCCAGACTGCAGCCCAACAGGTTCTTCAGGTAGTTGTTGGCTCTCCGAGACCCGCTGCCATCTCTGAATCTCCATGCATGCCATGTCGACTCTCATTGCGTCTGATCTGAGACCAGTTTATGCGTCGCGTTGTATGATAACAAGTGCAACAGTACCATTAAACTGCATCTGGATCAGCTACTCGAGGCAAAGTTTTGTCATATAGTATATTTTGGTCGTCGTTCACTTTTTGTTTAACGACACAAACTTTCGGTGTGCTAATAATGTCACGTGCACGTTTCAGCATGATTTCCAGCAAATGAAGAAACAGCCGTACCACCAACATTTTGCAGCCATTCTACATGATTGACGTTCACGTGCACTGCATTTCTTGCATGCATTTGTGTTGTGCATTCTCCTGTGTCCGTTCATTGTAAGAGTCGTTTTTACACTGAGATAAACCTTGCCTGTGTTATTATTTCGTCTAATGCACTTTCTATGTCAGCCTCGAAGGGAGATTTCTTTTAAAGCGGATGTGTTTTGTTCATCTTGTCTAGGTTCAAGGCCAGCCTCTTATGGTACAAGTCAGTGGGGGTCAGCTCATCACCTCCTCTGGACAGCCTATAATGGTACAGGCGATGGGAGGGCAGGGTCAAACCATCATGCAGCTACCTGTATCTGGTACCCAGGGGCTGCAGCAGGTGAGCTCATTTCATGTCGACAATCTGTACGTTTGAGTTTGCCGtctgaaatgtatttgtttatcattttaataaagcgATGTACATTGTGATTTAGATTCCTGAACGTGGGGTTTTAATAAAGACTGCTTTGTGGCACAGATTCAGTTGGTACAGCCGGGTCAGATTCAGCTCCCGGGTGGACAGACTCTGCAGTTACAGGGTCAGCAAGGACAGACCCAACAGATCATAATTCAACAGCCACAGACCGCGGTCACCGCCGGACAAAACCAGGTAGCTTATATGCACATATTCAGAGCGTGTGCATAGAATACAATGTACCATATATGCAATGCAATACACTGCACAAACAACCATACACTACCATACAATTTTGTAGGGTCAACAGCAGATAACTGTACAGGGGCAGCAGGTGGCACAAACCGCCGAGGGACAGACCATTGTTTACCAGCCCGTGAATGCTGACGGCACCATCTTACAGCAAGGTAACACACAGACACGACTGCCTTCCAAATACATATGTTTCTCGTCGTATGGTCTGTAATGTAATCCGTGCGATTATCTGTTCAGGAATGATCACCATTCCAACTGCATCTTTAGCCGGAGCTCAGTTAGTCTCGGCTGGATCGGGTACAAACGGCACCAACACTGGTCAGGGAACAGTGACGGTCACTCTGCCCATGGCAGGAAACATGGTCAACACTGGAGGAATGGTCATGGTAAGTGCTTTAGTCTTTCAGTTTACAACAGGTTTTGTTGAGATTACTGTTTGGTTGAATCTTTGTGTGTGTCGAATCAGATGGTCCCCGGAGGTTGCGGGACGGTCCCCAACATGCAGCGTATTCCACTTCCCGGCGCAGAGATGCTGGAGGAGGAGCCTCTTTATGTCAATGCTAAACAATATCACCGGATTCTCAAGAGGAGACAAGCACGGGCCAAACTAGAGGCCGAGGGCAAGATACCCAAAGAGAGAAGAGTATGTGTGACTACTGCGAACACAGTGGCTTTCATTGGCTATCGTTATAGGAAATTTTCTTTATTGTGGTTTTCTTTTTCAACTTGTGATggtcatttttgtcattttattatgtatttgtttatttattatgatgtcatatatgtttattttattttagttttttattgatGATCagttaataatttattattagtgtattttatttattaatatttaggcaATTTCATCTCCCAGACAATTTTAATAGTTTCACTAAACTATATTGGTTataatatttgattttttttttttagaaatacttGCATGAGTCCCGTCATCGTCACGCCATGGCCAGGAAGCGCGGAGACGGTGGCCGCTTCTTCTCTCCTAAGGAAAAGGAGGAAATGGCCCTGCAGGCCATGAAGGTGAGCGAGGGGCTTGAGCTCAGCTCTCATTGGCAAGCCACCTCTGCCCCGCCCCTGGGGTAACCTAGCGACAGGTTTTCCATCTGATGCCAAGCCTGTATCTCAGCCGAGAGACTGAAATCGTTGTGTACACCTAATTTAATTTAGACCATCCATACACTGCGTGCCCAAGCTCTACCTCATGTGTCTTTACTCACATCTGTCTGCCAGTTTGAGGTCTCCGACAAAGTCGAATAAACATATATACTGAGATTTTAGTTCATATGTTCTAGTATGTCGTACGAGCAATGTCAAGATTAATCCCCATGTTTGCTATGCTGTCAAgcttctttcattatttaaagtTATAGTTGACATTTGGGTCTCGTTGATGCTTGCAGAGAGCTCATGGTTACCTTTGTGTGCAGCTGACCGCTTTTTCTTTCGAAATAAAACAGTGCCAGCTATAAACATGGGTGATTAACACATTTTACTCTGTGAATGATAAAGGGgtcatttctaaaatgtctaaCTGCTCCTACAAGGAAAATCCCCCCCCCTTTGGCTTCTTGCATTTCTGCTGTCTGTCTTAACATACTTTGAACTGTTGTCACTGAGATGTATAAAGCTCTGTTCGTTGTCCTTTTTGGTCTTAAtggatatgtttttttatttcatttgtgatGTTTGGCTTGGCTTTCACCCCTGAATGCTCTTCTGTCTTTGCCCAGAGCTGTTGCTTTGTTATTACTTTGCCATCTTGTGTTTCATTCACAGTGGGCTGTATGTGGGCTCTTGTTTCACTTCGCattgcatttgtgtttgttaCTAAAAGATATATGCCCTTTTTATGCAAATaaacttttgtttttgattttttcATAATTCTTTGccgtttttacatttatgtgttaAATGTTTAATGATGACCCTTGTGAAGGCCATGTAGCCTGTACAGAAACTATGAGGTTATGAACGTTTCATTAGAAAATGTCATAGGTTTCTAGGCTTGTTAATTGATAGTCAATTGACACTTTCAAAGTCGAGTATCCACCACGTTTTATCGtgaatatttttacaaatgatCCGAGACACTTAATAGCAGAAAGTTTTCTTGGTTCAAACAGGTAAGAGTTCACGCAGCACCAAGCAATCCACTCATAGCACATCATGCAGAGGAAGACTTCATCTTTCATTTTTCTCTTTCCTCGCAGAAAACAGATCCTGACCAGGCGGACGAGGACACAGTTGGCCAAATGATTCAGGTGGCGTGAACCCAGCTGCatgagctttcctgtggctcggTGGTTAGAGCATTAATAGCAATGccgaggtcatgggttggatcccaggggattgcatatagtcagaaacaactgtataaaacaatggataaaagcatctgccaaatgcataagaaatgtaaatgcataCGTTTTAGTTCTTCATACGGCAGTGTGTGAGACTCGGCACAATGTGTTTGCTGTATTTATAAGAAAAGACATGTTGATTTAGATTGAAATGTGTTCGTGCTTTGTACTTCCACgtcatttatttaattgtaagTGAAACGAAAATAAATGTGAGGTGCTGTCGGGTCTGTTTTGTACTATGCTGGCTGTTTTTGTTTACTGGATCAGACTGTGAAAGGTTGCGATCATTATGcacttgttttctgtttgtccaTCAACCCACACACAGACATCTCTCAGAATTCTTTCTACTTTATATTCATGTCTTCCTTATATGAAAATAAAGGTTGACGTTCTGCACAAGGTTGTACAGGCTACTTATTTTTATCTTTCACTTATATtgaattttggttaaaaaaaatgttaaatgctctcactttggataaatgagtctgctaaatgtaaatctttTAGACATGCAATGATGAATATTCTGATGTGCAAATgctatttacacattttttaacttttgaCAACAAGTACTGTATAAGCAACAGTTGCAAACctcttaaataataaattaaaaacttGCATTTAATTTAACAACATTTCATATTTAGTTTGACATGTGGTGGACTAAAATGGTGTTCAAAAGTCTGactggatttaaaaaaatgtttttaaaagttaCAAGCCCTGTTTAGTAACCTATTTGTGGCACATGCCAGATATGTTTGTATTTCTTATTGCCAGgttacaaacacacaccctgTTTGATTGCCTGTATTTTTAGATCCATCAAACATCTGAAGCATCTTTATGTCTTCTGCCACACTTGCAAGTGTGTAAAAGCCATTTTGAGTTACCGGGTTCTCAGAAGTCTTTTGTAATTGAGATgatttacaatgaaactgagtcTCATCGAGCTGCAAGACAATAAACAGATTTGATCTCCAGCATCAGCTTTATTCATTATAAACCTGCCGTACGTTTAAAAGTGCTTTACacattggttgaaagtgacacTGGGGTGTGCTGGATAAGGAGACAATTCTAGCTTAATTCAGTATGATGATAGATCCATTACAGATCGAGACGTTGTGCAGCTTAAAGAGTTCTCGCTGTTATTTCTGTGGCCTCATATTAGCATATGAAAAGTGAGGCTTTTAATTGGACAGTTGGGAACCATCTCTTCTTCTCTAAATGAAAGGAATTGACACAATGTGGCAATTCAAAGTCCTCGATGCAATGCAAAACAGGtcatcaaaacacaaaatagaTGTTCATGGAAGTTTTTCTGTAGTGAATAAAAGACAGGTGCTTCATCACACCTTGTGTGGGAAATTAAGaaatgacaacaacaaaaaagttcaTACAATCTGTATAAAACACAACTTCTTTACTGCTTAAAgatcagtggtgtaaagtattggagtaaatgtacttagttactttacttaagtatctttttggctactttgtagttgtactgagtattaaagatattagcaacttttactctctacttaactacatttttgaacaagtatatgtactctttactccactacatttgtaatgactaatgcaattacacattacattttgcatgccacctatcttataattaatattgccatttacagggcaatgaaggtactacaatcttgtggattttgccataacttacaaaaacttgtcaacatggcttctttatatgaatatgagtgcagtatcaggtagatgtcaatcgctggcggtttatacatggttagcccttacccgctatttctacagtaatatattggcaacactcttgccagctagttactgtaggtcacacatctacaaaagctcttgtttttaaaactaactcttcctaaatgtgctctaaacatgtttgctcaaaatttgaccatgtggtgggactattgccatgaagtgatgtaaaccagtaaaaagaatgtatagtatttcaattttcaaaagtgctctcacactatatagacaaaatattaacctatagaatgagtcggacacagagaaatgaacaatccacatatgaatctcaacaatggtgacaatcaactgaac
This portion of the Triplophysa rosa linkage group LG20, Trosa_1v2, whole genome shotgun sequence genome encodes:
- the nfya gene encoding nuclear transcription factor Y subunit alpha isoform X3, whose product is MEQYTTATTTSGEQIVVQTSNGHIQQQGTVTEVQLQTEPQVGQTAAQQVLQVVQGQPLMVQVSGGQLITSSGQPIMVQAMGGQGQTIMQLPVSGTQGLQQIQLVQPGQIQLPGGQTLQLQGQQGQTQQIIIQQPQTAVTAGQNQGQQQITVQGQQVAQTAEGQTIVYQPVNADGTILQQGMITIPTASLAGAQLVSAGSGTNGTNTGQGTVTVTLPMAGNMVNTGGMVMMVPGGCGTVPNMQRIPLPGAEMLEEEPLYVNAKQYHRILKRRQARAKLEAEGKIPKERRKYLHESRHRHAMARKRGDGGRFFSPKEKEEMALQAMKKTDPDQADEDTVGQMIQVA
- the nfya gene encoding nuclear transcription factor Y subunit alpha isoform X5, yielding MEQYTTATTTSGEQIVVQTSNGHIQQQVQGQPLMVQVSGGQLITSSGQPIMVQAMGGQGQTIMQLPVSGTQGLQQIQLVQPGQIQLPGGQTLQLQGQQGQTQQIIIQQPQTAVTAGQNQGQQQITVQGQQVAQTAEGQTIVYQPVNADGTILQQGMITIPTASLAGAQLVSAGSGTNGTNTGQGTVTVTLPMAGNMVNTGGMVMMVPGGCGTVPNMQRIPLPGAEMLEEEPLYVNAKQYHRILKRRQARAKLEAEGKIPKERRKYLHESRHRHAMARKRGDGGRFFSPKEKEEMALQAMKVSEGLELSSHWQATSAPPLG
- the nfya gene encoding nuclear transcription factor Y subunit alpha isoform X1, giving the protein MEQYTTATTTSGEQIVVQTSNGHIQQQGTVTEVQLQTEPQVGQTAAQQVLQVVQGQPLMVQVSGGQLITSSGQPIMVQAMGGQGQTIMQLPVSGTQGLQQIQLVQPGQIQLPGGQTLQLQGQQGQTQQIIIQQPQTAVTAGQNQGQQQITVQGQQVAQTAEGQTIVYQPVNADGTILQQGMITIPTASLAGAQLVSAGSGTNGTNTGQGTVTVTLPMAGNMVNTGGMVMMVPGGCGTVPNMQRIPLPGAEMLEEEPLYVNAKQYHRILKRRQARAKLEAEGKIPKERRKYLHESRHRHAMARKRGDGGRFFSPKEKEEMALQAMKVSEGLELSSHWQATSAPPLG
- the nfya gene encoding nuclear transcription factor Y subunit alpha isoform X2; this translates as MEQYTTATTTSGEQIVVQTSNGHIQQQGTVTEVQLQTEPQVGQTAAQQVLQVQGQPLMVQVSGGQLITSSGQPIMVQAMGGQGQTIMQLPVSGTQGLQQIQLVQPGQIQLPGGQTLQLQGQQGQTQQIIIQQPQTAVTAGQNQGQQQITVQGQQVAQTAEGQTIVYQPVNADGTILQQGMITIPTASLAGAQLVSAGSGTNGTNTGQGTVTVTLPMAGNMVNTGGMVMMVPGGCGTVPNMQRIPLPGAEMLEEEPLYVNAKQYHRILKRRQARAKLEAEGKIPKERRKYLHESRHRHAMARKRGDGGRFFSPKEKEEMALQAMKVSEGLELSSHWQATSAPPLG
- the nfya gene encoding nuclear transcription factor Y subunit alpha isoform X4, with product MEQYTTATTTSGEQIVVQTSNGHIQQQGTVTEVQLQTEPQVQGQPLMVQVSGGQLITSSGQPIMVQAMGGQGQTIMQLPVSGTQGLQQIQLVQPGQIQLPGGQTLQLQGQQGQTQQIIIQQPQTAVTAGQNQGQQQITVQGQQVAQTAEGQTIVYQPVNADGTILQQGMITIPTASLAGAQLVSAGSGTNGTNTGQGTVTVTLPMAGNMVNTGGMVMMVPGGCGTVPNMQRIPLPGAEMLEEEPLYVNAKQYHRILKRRQARAKLEAEGKIPKERRKYLHESRHRHAMARKRGDGGRFFSPKEKEEMALQAMKVSEGLELSSHWQATSAPPLG